From one Dermacentor variabilis isolate Ectoservices chromosome 3, ASM5094787v1, whole genome shotgun sequence genomic stretch:
- the LOC142575839 gene encoding 2',3'-cyclic-nucleotide 3'-phosphodiesterase-like, which translates to MEAAAGDGAADCPTDTTQLLDRVEAPCLKHEPTVSFMRTHGRLFVLVRGPPGSGKNIVAAELEELYPDCRAYWSDKLFSSPVAPERSTVSIRESHDLCLSKIEGFMKNDVPMIINRNTNVMVWEIAKFLVLASRYGYTVILVDMPHHFVLDPKVLTATNNKGLGEPYITNRVRQWEEVYPFASGWSPRPKDAARLLHRFRQLRKMLHEEDPTLAPKDVASSHVFPFCLARVCVFGRITAEGDYCSSDKVKAAYGRSDTVRVFGYAVTRGFVFAMAELTEEQASLVKGHDGGHGGAGGAGGAGGAEEEEVDALTQRMCLSLSPYNWEDVACIVDLAKFAPEECSEEAEEDALRCSKDRIELKGTHPSRITIMPLGSVEGTQYSYSRAVGAPWALLASKLRAWTTPTAEGAAKKVGDVHVYAATETADEACCLLVDDKTVELDVVFTGYYQPHTTTLSRNTWSVARNPVGGRPRRRGGYARYY; encoded by the exons CTGCGGCGGGTGACGGGGCCGCCGACTGTCCGACGGACACCACGCAGCTCCTGGACCGCGTGGAGGCGCCGTGCCTCAAGCACGAGCCGACGGTGAGCTTCATGCGCACCCACGGCCGCCTGTTTGTCCTGGTGCGCGGCCCGCCCGGTTCGGGCAAGAACATCGTGGCCGCGGAGCTGGAAGAGCTGTACCCGGACTGCCGCGCCTACTGGTCCGACAAGCTGTTCAGCTCGCCCGTCGCCCCGGAGAGGAGCACCGTcagcatacgcgagtcgcacgacCTCTGCCTCAGCAA AATCGAGGGTTTCATGAAGAATGACGTGCCCATGATAATAAACAGAAACACGAATGTCATGGTGTGGGAGATCGCCAAGTTTCTGGTGCTGGCCTCTAGATACGGCTACACCGTCATTCTTGTCGACATGCCGCATCATTTCGTCCTGGATCCCAAG GTTCTTACGGCGACGAACAACAAGGGTCTGGGCGAGCCGTACATCACCAACCGAGTGAGGCAGTGGGAAGAGGTGTACCCCTTCGCCTCGGGTTGGTCGCCGAGACCGAAGGACGCGGCGCGGCTGCTGCATCGGTTCCGGCAGCTCAGGAAGATGCTGCACGAGGAAGACC CCACTCTGGCCCCCAAAGACGTCGCCAGCAGTCACGTGTTTCCATTCTGCCTGGCGAGGGTGTGCGTCTTTGGGCGAATCACAGCGGAGGGCGATTACTGCAGCAGCGATAAG GTGAAAGCAGCCTACGGGCGGAGCGACACTGTTCGCGTGTTTGGCTACGCCGTGACTCGAGGCTTCGTATTCGCCATGGCGGAGCTCACAGAAGAGCAGGCGTCGCTCGTCAAGGGACACGACGGCGGCCATGGCGGAGCGGGCGGAGCGGGCGGAGCGGGCGGAGCCGAGGAAGAGGAGGTGGATGCACTGACGCAGCGCATGTGTCTCAGTCTCAGCCCTTACAACTGGGAGGATGTCGCCTGCATCGTCGATCTCGCCAAGTTCGCGCCGGAAGAATGCAGCGAGGAGGCCGAGGAAGATGCTTTGCGCTGTTCTAAGGACAGGATTGAGCTCAaag GCACACATCCGTCGAGGATCACCATCATGCCCCTGGGCTCGGTGGAAGGAACTCAGTACAGCTACAGCCGAGCCGTCGGCGCCCCGTGGGCTCTGCTGGCTTCGAAGCTGCGCGCTTGGACTACACCGACGGCGGAGGGAGCCGCGAAGAAGGTCGGAGATGTTCACGTCTACGCGGCTACGGAAACTGCGGACGAGGCCTGCTGCCTGCTGGTTGACGACAAGACTGTGGAGCTGGACGTCGTCTTCACGGGCTACTACCAGCCTCACACGACCAC